A stretch of the Aphis gossypii isolate Hap1 chromosome 2, ASM2018417v2, whole genome shotgun sequence genome encodes the following:
- the LOC126549714 gene encoding uncharacterized protein LOC126549714, which produces MSYGFMVKANNDVPAELLEQFNIPISPIIFRGDEDNQNVGENFVKSIVEIAENIEKLLQTNIPITFTTEQQQAHNLCKTCNLCKNGFSVGNHKVADHCHLSGKFRQTLCNTCNLKLQTPNFVPCFFHNLSNYDAHFIVTELGLDVKRISVIPNSEEKFISFSKHVSNNFSIRFIDTLRFMASSLSTLSENLLTPGFEKFRETAKHFNTADLPLVTRKGVYPYEYTDGWNKLEQTNLPEKADFYSTLTESNIQEEDYEHGETVWSHFGCKSLGEYSDLYLKIDVLLLADVFENFRDLCLTTYCLDPSFYYTAPGFSFDCMLKYTRVKLELLTEYDMLLMIEKGIRGGLTQASMRYAKANNEKTPDYDPTKPKSWLIYQDCNNLYGWAMSQHMPYGGFKWVEPKLEGLNDLNDTSPIGRIYEVDITYPKELHDKHNDLPFLPQNGIPADSKVKKLMATLQSKKNYIIHYRNLQQAIANGLIVEKVHRVVQFNQSPWLAPYIALNTEMRKKAANDFEKDFFKLLNNAVFGKTMESMRKRIKMELVYHSSD; this is translated from the exons ATGAGTTATGGTTTTATGGTTAAAGCAAATAACGACGTTCCCGCAGAACTGcttgaacaatttaatattccaaTTTCACCTATAATTTTTCGTGGCGATGAAGATAATCAGAATGTGGGTGAAAATTTTGTGAAGAGTATCGTTGAAATAGctgaaaacattgaaaaattactacaAACCAACATACCAATTACCTTTACTACAGAACAACAACAAGCACACAATTTATGCAAGacatgtaatttatgtaaaaacggTTTCTCTGTGGGAAACCATAAAGTTGCTGATCACTGTCACTTATCGGGTAAATTTCGACAAACATTGTGTAATACCTGCAACCTCAAGCTTCAAACACCAAATTTTGTACCatgtttttttcacaatttatcaaattatgatgcacattttattgtaactgaACTCGGTCTCGATGTGAAAAGAATTTCTGTAATACCAAACAGTGAAGAAAAATTCATCTCATTTTCAAAACACGTTTCCAACAACTTTTCAATACGGTTCATCGACACATTAAGATTTATGGCTTCAAGTTTATCAACACTCTcggaaaatttattaacaccaGGGTTCGAAAAGTTTAGAGAAAcagctaaacattttaataccgCAGACTTGCCACTCGTTACTCGTAAAGGTGTTTACCCTTATGAGTATACGGATGGTTGGAACAAGCTGGAGCAAACCAATTTACCAGAGAAAGCAGATTTCTACAGTACACTAACAGAATCAAATATACAAGAAGAAGATTATGAACATGGAGAAACTGTTTGGAGTCACTTTGGATGCAAGTCTTTGGGTGAATACAGTGATCTATATCTgaaaattgatgttttattgttgGCTGACGTGTTTGAGAACTTCAGAGACCTATGTTTAACCACATACTGTTTGGACCCATCTTTTTACTATACAGCACCAGGATTCTCCTTTGATTGTATGCTAAAATATACCAGAGTCAAATTAGAGTTACTCACAGAGTATGATATGCTGTTGATGATTGAAAagg gaaTTCGAGGCGGTCTGACACAAGCAAGTATGAGGTATGCTAAAGCTAATAATGAAAAGACCCCAGATTATGATCCAACAAAGCCCAAATCATGGTTAATTTATCAAGatt gtaataatCTGTACGGTTGGGCAATGTCACAACACATGCCCTATGGTGGTTTTAAGTGGGTTGAACCTAAGCTAGAAGGGCTGAATGATTTGAACGATACATCACCCATCGGACGGATATATGAAGTTGACATTACTTATCCGAAAGAACTCCATGATAAACACAACGACTTACCTTTCCTACCACAAAACGGTATCCCAGCtgattcaaaagttaaaaaactcATGGCAACACTTCAgtcgaaaaaaaactatattattcattaccgAAACCTCCAACAAGCTATAGCCAATGGACTCATAgttgaaaaa gttcaTAGAGTAGTTCAGTTTAATCAATCACCATGGCTGGCTCCATACATAGCACTAAACACAGAGATGCGAAAAAAAGCAGCAAATGACTTTGAGAAAGactttttcaaacttttaaataatgcgGTTTTTGGGAAAACCATGGAGTCTATGcggaaaagaataaaaatggaaCTGGTGTATCACAGTAGTGATTGA